In Syntrophorhabdus sp., the sequence TCCTATCCGAATTTTCCCGTCAGGTATTCCTCCGTCCGCTTGTCCTTCGGCACGGTGAACATCTTCTCTGTGGGCCCGAACTCTACAAGCTCCCCGAGATAGATGAAGGCGGTCACGTCGGAGACCCTCGCGGCCTGGGCGATATTGTGGGTGACAAGGAGCATGGTGACGTTCGTCTTCAGCTCCACGAAGAGCTCTTCGATCTGCGACGTCGATTTCGGGTCCAGCGCGGACGTCGGTTCGTCAAGGAGCAGTATCTCGGGGTTCATGGCAAGCGCCCGGGCTATGCACAGCCTTTGCTGCTGCCCCCCGGAGAGAAAGGTCCCCTTCCGGTGAAGGGCATCCTTGACCTCGTCCCAGAGGGCCGATCTCTTCAGTGATCGTTCGACGATATTGTCCAGTTCCGACTTCGGCATCCTGATGCCGTTCAGCTTGTATCCCGCGATGACATTTTCGTAGATGCTCATCGTGGGGAAGGGGTTCGGTTTTTGAAAGACCATGCCCACCTTTCTCCTGAGCACGATGGGCTGCATCGTGTAGATGTCCTCGTCGATAAGCGTCATCCTTCCCGACACGCCGGCTCCGGGGATGAGTTCGTGCATCCTGTTGACGCAGCGTATGAGGGTCGTCTTCCCGCACCCCGACGGTCCCATGAGAGCGGCGACCACGTTTCTCCTGACGGTAAGGTCCACGTCCTTGAGCACCCTGTTGTCGCCGAAGAAGGCGCTGAATTTCTCGACCTTTAGAACTGTATCTTCCATTTAACGGAAATCCCCCTTGCGATAAGGTTCAGGGCAAGCGTCAGAACGACAAGGATGAACGAGGCCCCCCACGCGAAGGAATGCCACTCGGGGTAGGGGCTCATGGCGTAATAGAATATGCGGTAGGGCAGGGAATCTATCGGCTTGAAGATATTGACGTTCATGAACTGATTGCCGAATGCCGTGAAGAGAAGCGGCGCCGTTTCCCCCGTGATCCTCGCCACGCTGAGGAGGATGCCTGTGAGGATCCCGCTTATCCCTGAAGGAAGTACGACCTTGAGAATGGTCCTGTAATAGGGCACGCCCAGGGCCAGAGATGCCTCCTTCAGGTGATAGGGTATGAGCTTCAGCGTCTCTTCCGTCGTCTTGATGATAACGGGGAGCATCATGATCGAAAGGGCGACACCACCGGAAAGCGCCGAGAAGGTCTTGAGGGGAGCCACCACCCAGAGATAGGCGATGATGCCGATGACGATCGAGGGCGTCCCCTGCAGGACGATGACGCAGAGCCGTATGGTGTTACTCAGTTTTCCCGCCTTGTTCTCGGAAAGGTAGATGCCGGCCGCGATCCCGCAGGGCACGGATATGACCGAGGACAGCACTATGAGCATGAGCGTCCCCACGATAGCGTTGACGACGCCTCCTCCCGCCTCGCCGATGGGGCGCGGCAGGCTGAAGAGAAAATCCCAGTTGATGACCGATATCCCCTTCATCGTTATGTAGTAAAGGATAAGAAAAAGGGGAAGAAGCGACAGGAAGGCAAGAAGGCAGACCACCCCCTTGAAGACCGCGTCCTTTGCGAGGCGCCTGCCGACGTGGCCGCCCGTCACGAGACCTCCCTGGATGCTTCAATGCTGATCTTCTGGATGACGTATGTCCCGATGATGTTGACGACCATGGTCACCAGGAAGAGAACGAGAGCGACGTAGATGAGCGATGCCGCGGTGACCCCCGTCGCCTCGGCAAACT encodes:
- the pstB gene encoding phosphate ABC transporter ATP-binding protein codes for the protein MEDTVLKVEKFSAFFGDNRVLKDVDLTVRRNVVAALMGPSGCGKTTLIRCVNRMHELIPGAGVSGRMTLIDEDIYTMQPIVLRRKVGMVFQKPNPFPTMSIYENVIAGYKLNGIRMPKSELDNIVERSLKRSALWDEVKDALHRKGTFLSGGQQQRLCIARALAMNPEILLLDEPTSALDPKSTSQIEELFVELKTNVTMLLVTHNIAQAARVSDVTAFIYLGELVEFGPTEKMFTVPKDKRTEEYLTGKFG
- the pstA gene encoding phosphate ABC transporter permease PstA; this translates as MTGGHVGRRLAKDAVFKGVVCLLAFLSLLPLFLILYYITMKGISVINWDFLFSLPRPIGEAGGGVVNAIVGTLMLIVLSSVISVPCGIAAGIYLSENKAGKLSNTIRLCVIVLQGTPSIVIGIIAYLWVVAPLKTFSALSGGVALSIMMLPVIIKTTEETLKLIPYHLKEASLALGVPYYRTILKVVLPSGISGILTGILLSVARITGETAPLLFTAFGNQFMNVNIFKPIDSLPYRIFYYAMSPYPEWHSFAWGASFILVVLTLALNLIARGISVKWKIQF